One stretch of Thermococcus sp. 21S9 DNA includes these proteins:
- a CDS encoding DUF58 domain-containing protein, with protein MVGFGGFPYWPSVVPVGEEDEKPEVSPTPKLAFYLIALWVIPIVSFLLLRWSLVYLVLPYLTLLSVSYLFFKPTGTVELWRVVPHNRFLEGQEVEVEVHVKTDFKVDYLYVRDLVPDLEVIGKPEKVFSLEPGEEGVLKYRVKIKRGIHRFEGFHVSYRDPFGFFSSDRFVDHFTEIVGVPILYDVQTPYSTKGTKITIGPLPSPLIGGGLEFHAIREYQPGDPLKVINWKATARTGKIMVNEFESERKVDVVFVVDGSKLNKPVFDHMVRAAASLMLNALNDGTSFGLLLAERIPLWVRVDYGKRHFFKCIDFLSTAQPDENNYIAYQVEHLVKTSLPPRAQIVYFSPLLTEESREALKILARYGYNVVVISPNPNTLYEPKSEEEKFAMELVQLKRKAILRSLAGYGIIIDWDLRKPLKAAIAEVLGK; from the coding sequence ATGGTAGGCTTCGGGGGATTTCCGTATTGGCCGTCAGTGGTTCCCGTCGGGGAGGAAGATGAGAAGCCTGAGGTTTCCCCCACTCCAAAGCTCGCCTTTTACCTGATTGCCCTCTGGGTTATCCCAATCGTTTCGTTCCTTCTCCTCCGCTGGAGCCTCGTTTACCTCGTGCTCCCCTACCTCACACTCCTGTCTGTTTCATACCTGTTCTTCAAGCCGACTGGAACCGTGGAACTGTGGCGTGTCGTCCCCCACAACCGCTTTCTTGAGGGCCAGGAAGTTGAGGTAGAGGTTCACGTGAAGACCGACTTCAAGGTGGACTACCTCTACGTTCGTGACCTCGTCCCAGACCTTGAGGTGATTGGAAAGCCAGAAAAGGTGTTCTCCCTGGAGCCGGGTGAGGAGGGGGTTCTGAAGTATCGGGTCAAGATTAAAAGGGGAATCCACAGGTTTGAGGGCTTTCACGTGTCGTACCGCGACCCCTTTGGCTTCTTCTCATCCGACAGGTTCGTTGACCACTTCACGGAGATAGTCGGAGTTCCAATCCTTTACGATGTCCAGACGCCCTACTCTACCAAGGGAACTAAAATAACGATAGGACCGCTCCCGTCTCCCCTCATCGGGGGTGGTCTCGAGTTCCACGCGATTAGAGAATACCAGCCCGGCGACCCGCTCAAGGTCATCAACTGGAAAGCCACCGCGAGAACCGGCAAGATAATGGTGAACGAGTTTGAGAGCGAGAGAAAGGTTGATGTCGTCTTCGTCGTCGATGGCTCAAAGCTCAACAAGCCCGTCTTTGACCATATGGTCCGGGCGGCCGCTTCGCTCATGCTCAACGCCCTGAACGACGGCACGAGTTTCGGCCTTCTCCTCGCCGAGAGGATTCCCCTGTGGGTTCGCGTTGACTACGGCAAGAGGCACTTCTTCAAGTGCATAGATTTTCTCAGCACCGCCCAGCCGGACGAGAACAACTACATCGCCTACCAGGTTGAGCACCTCGTGAAGACCTCCCTCCCGCCGAGGGCCCAGATAGTTTACTTCTCGCCCCTCCTGACCGAGGAGAGCAGGGAAGCCTTGAAAATCCTCGCCCGCTACGGCTACAACGTTGTCGTGATAAGCCCCAATCCCAACACCCTGTACGAGCCAAAAAGTGAAGAGGAGAAGTTTGCGATGGAACTCGTTCAGCTCAAGAGGAAGGCCATTCTCAGGAGCCTCGCGGGATACGGGATTATCATTGACTGGGACCTGAGAAAGCCACTCAAAGCTGCAATCGCGGAGGTGCTCGGCAAATGA